A region of the Litchfieldia alkalitelluris genome:
CTTAGAAAAGCTTTCTCTTGAACTCCATCTATCAAAGCCCTATGTATCTCGAATATTCAAACGCGAGACCGGAAGTAACCTTACTGAATACTTAACTGTTCGTAGAATAAAGCAAGCATGTCATTTACTTCAAATGACTGATAACTCTGTTGAATTTATCGGTGTACAAGTAGGGATTGGTAATGTGTCTTATTTTATCCATTTATTTAAAAAGACAATTGGTACAACACCGCATCAGTATAGGCTTTCGCATCAAGTAATTTAGGAATGTTGGAAAATAAAATAAAGAAGCTTTGAAAAAGGGAATATACTTTTTCAAAGCTTCTTTTATATTTTACCTTTCATAGCTAATATAAATAGAAAAAAGAAGGAAAATAAAATGACTAACTCTATTTATTTAAACTCAGACATAGGCTGAGCAAGTGATGCTAGTACAATTTCAGTTCTACTGCCAGACACATTCTGCTTTCACGTAGAATTCCTTTGATTGCTCGATCTGGTCAGATCTTCTTCGCATCTCGTCGGATTATGGAGCACACCCGCCGGATGCTCACTTTTCTCGCGTGATTTTGAATTATAGGGACACTACTGTTCCCCCACCCCTTCAAAATTCTTTGATTCAAAGTCATGAAGCAATTCACGTACTTCATCTGTTGACTTTGTATTCATTAATTGATTTCTTAATTCACTTGCCCCGTGAAACCCTTTGACATATATCTTAAAAAAGCGATGAAGAGCAGTGAATTTTCGTAGCTTTAAATTTGAATATTTGTCATGGAGATCCATATGCAGCCTTAAGAGATCCAGCAATTCCTGACTACTATGATCTTTCGGCTCCTTTTCAAAGGCAAATGGATTATGGAAAATACCACGCCCAATCATCACCCCATCAATTCCGTATTGATGAGCAAGCTTTAAGCCTGTTTGACGGTCATGGATATCGCCATTGATCGTCAAGAGTGTATCTGGTGCAACCTCATCACGAAGCTTCTTAATTTCCGGGATCAGTTCCCAATGAGCATCTACTTTACTCATTTCTTCTCGTGTACGCAGATGAATAGAAAGATTCGCAATGTCTTGCTTCAATATGTGTGTCAACCAGTCGCGCCATTCGTCTACTTCCGTGAACCCAAGCCTTGTCTTTACACTTACAGGCAACCCTCCAGCTTTTGCTGCTTGTATTAATTCTGCTGCAACTTCTGGACGGAGGATTAAGCCACTTCCCTTTCCGTTTTGCGTCACATTAGGTACAGGACAGCCCATATTGATATCCACACCTTTAAAACCAAGTTCCGCCATTCCAATACTCATTTGCCTAAAGTTCTCAGGCTTGTCTCCCCATATATGAGCAACAATCGGTTGTTCATCCTCTGTAAAAGTCAAACGCCCACGCACACTTTTGTTCCCCTCTGGATGACAATAACTATCCGAATTTGTAAACTCTGTAAAAAACACATCCGGTCTAGCTGCCTCACTCACTACATGACGAAAAACAACATCCGTCACTTCTTCCATTGGTGCCAGTATAAAAAAAGGTCGTGGTAAATCACGCCAAAAGTTTTCTGTCATTTTCAAATTCAAATCCTCTCATTATGGGAAATCTGGTCAATCTCTTATCCCAAAGTTGAAAAGCAAAATGTCTCTGCTTCTTTTACACTTATACCATTTTTGAGCACATTTTATCAATCTGAACAGCATTGTTAATTTCATGAAATCAGGGTTTGTATCTAAATATGTTTAATTTTTTCCTTATAGTCATCAGGATCCTCCTGTCACGTTAAAATAATACTATTGTTAAAAACAACTGATATAAGAACAATGGAACAACGGTTTAACAGAAAAAATCTCCTGTATTCGCAAAAAAGTTTTTAACGAGAATAAGGGATAGTTGCAACATTACTTTAAGTTGAGATGTGAGGCGCACTCCACTTTTGTTTACTGTCGTTGACTACATTTTTCTCTAAAAAAGATAGAGGTGTAACTTTATTGGTAGAAACTTTTTTTATATAGTGAAACTGAGTTAAATAAATATGCTAAAACTAGTAAACTTTTAATTTTGAGGATTATATGATAAATTCTTTTACTTCTTGGTCTATTTTCTTCCCTTATACAGATAAAAAACCTTCCACGAAGGAAGGTTCTTAAAACAGGGACATTTGCTCCCGCTCCCCTAGCCGCACGATGGCTTCAGGGTCATTGTCCTTAAAGAACGCTGTTCGGATTTCTTTGTTTTTGGTCATGATTTGGGTTTCTCCGCTTGCCGACTCTCTAAGGCGACAGCTATAAATGACAGGAAAGTACTTACGAATAAACTTTCCTTCTGCATGAGCAGTTAAAGCGATTATTTGAAAACCTAATTGCTCAGCGATGAAAAATACTGGGTCTAATACATGGTCACTCGATGCTTTTCCAAATGGATTATCGACAATAACTGTACGATGACGCTTTTGGTTGCCTTGAAGTGGCACTCTTTTTTCGGCTAAATAGTTCAGAATGCCGAGGAACAGTGTCATATTTTTACTCCATTTTTCCCCTCCAGACCAAGCGTTGGACTTTTCCCAGCTTGTTAGAGCACCACTTACTTTACCATCGTTACTTACTTTCCTACACTTAACTGTTATGTCTTTTTCTTTCATGACATTTTTCAATAGCTGTTTTGTGTGTAACCACTTCTCAATCTGTTTTCGAATGAGGGATTCGTCCTCTTTCCCCTCATCATCTTTATATTCGTCTTTTTCTAGTTGTATTACCATCCAATCGATGTGTTGACGAAGCGCTTCTTTTCCTTCCTGCTCATCCCAATCTGGAACAGAGAAGATATATATGTCTTTCGTTTTGTCCTCTACTTTAACTCGTGTTTGCCTTGGTATTAACCTTAATTCATCTGCAATCGTTCGCAGGTAAAGATGCAAATGAGCTATGAATTGTTGTAATTGCTTATCGTGCTCTCGCATATCCTCTTCAGCAATTTTCACTGTTCTGTGGATTCGATCACTCATTTTCTCTTGCCATTCAGTCACATCATCATACGTGAGTTTATGTTCAATCCCTGTAATACAAGTGTTTCGTAATTTTATATCAATAATGTTGTCATTACAGAATTTAACAAAATGTACCTTTTCTTCGTTTCTCCTTTTTTCCATAGAAGTCACTTTTTCTTGCACAGATGAAATTGTTTTTATTAATTTTAAGATTATATCCATCCGCATATAGGAATAATCTTGTTTGATTTGATCTTCTAAAAGTTGTTCCATGACATTTTCATGTAAAAAAGCAAAGCGCATATCTTGCTTCTCTAATTCAATAATTGCTTTATTTATATCAGTCTCCAACGACATAAATCTTTTTTGCTCGCTAGTTAAAAACTTATATCGTTCCTGCAACCTTTTCCACTCTTCATCAAGCTTGCCCTTCACTTCTATTAGTGACTCTTTAAAGATTACTATTTCTTGATAAAGTTTATCAAAATCACTCTTGCGTAGATCGTATTCATTATTTGCTTTATTCCACTTTTCACGAAGACCACTCACAGTAGGTCTTAAAGCATCAATTCTTTCATCTAATTCCCTAGAATTCTTACTAAGCTTTGTAATTTCTTCATTCCCATGAGCTGGAAATTCAATTACTTCGACTATTCCATATTGTTGCTCAAGCAGCTTCATTTCATTTGTTAGCTCTTTAAGCTTTACCTTTACTGTATCTAGTTTTTCTTCTAATTGAACTCTTCCTTGTTGCTTACCTTCTAACTGACTTCGGAGCGTTTTCCTTTCACTTACTAAAAGCTCCAAACTCTTAGAAGAATATTTCGGTTTCTCTGCTACTACCTCTTTGTAATATGTATCTCCTTTTAGTCCATATAATGGTTCCTTGGCCAACGTTAATTGATCATCTAACTCTTCAAGTATTTCACTCAAACTCTTAAGAATTCTTTTTGATTTTTCTAGTTTTCTATTCTCTACATTAATCTCTTCACGAATTCTAATTAATTCTTTCGTGTAGAATTCGAAATCTTTCTTTTTAACAAAGTACTTTCTTCCATTACTCAACCTATTCATTAAACCGTTATATAAGCTATTTGTTTCGGATAATCGTCCCTGATAATCTCTTATCTCTTTATCTATTTTATCTATTTGTGTAGTTAATTCATGCAACACTCTTTTTTGTTTCGCTTCTTCCTCAGAAGCTAGTTTAAACTGTTCTTTCATTTGAATAAATTGATCAAATGGGTACTTTTGTACAAATGAACGAACCTTCGCTAATGCCTCTCTCCAACTCTGTAGCTCTAATTCTTTTTTCGCCCGCTCCACTTTCGACTCATTTGCTAACCTCTGTACCTCAGTTTTCCAGTTAGTAAATTTCTCCTTAGAGAGGTTTTCTTTCCATAGACGTGGAATAATACGTTGGTCACTAGAATCCCCCTGACTGTGAATTAACGACCGAGCTTCTTCCTCGGTACAAATATATACCGGATGCGACATTTCCATTTCAACAGAAAGTAGCTTATTACGCAGCTTAGCGACTTCTGCCTCAGTTACAATGAATGTGATTGCCCAATAAGGATAGTTGCTCTGATATTCCTCAACTGTTCCTTCCAAAGAACGAACCGCCTGCTGTACAAAATCTGTTCCTAGCTCAAGATAGCCAAACTGATTTCTCCATCTGTTTTTCCACAGCTCTAGCTTAGGATCTGCGGTAAACGATGTGTTATTTTCATAGTCATCTGCAAATCTAGTCGTTTGTCTTTCTTTAAATAGTAACTCTTCTTTGTCTCTCGATAGCTTTTCGACTTTTTCTTCAAGCTGACCTAAGATCGTTTCTTCTTTTTCATAAATCGAATAATAATGCTGCCATTGTGGCATTCGAAAAACCAATTCTGTTAAGATCTCGTTTTGCTGATCTTCTATCACATTCATTTGTTGTTTGAACGTCGTTGCTTCTTCTCGATATCTATCGTATTCTTTTTGTACATTTGGAATAGTTTCCTTAAGCTCACGTTTCGTTTGTTCCAGTCCTTTTAAATGATTTTCATAGCTGACAATCTCTTGCTCATAACGTTGAAAATCGACGTCCCATTTAGGAAACTCATCCTCTACTCGCTCTTTTAGAGGGTTAGATAATATTTCTTTTGCAATTTCAGCCATATCTTTTTCTAAATAGTTTTTCTCACTTTCTAAACTAGTTTCATTTAATTTCTTATTATTCATATCTTCAACTAGTTTATCAAAAACTTCTTTCTCTCGATCTACCTCTTCCTTCTTTCTATCTATTTGGAGCTTCACTTGCTTTATATTTTCTTGAATCTTTTCTTCTTCGTTAAGATAGTATCCTTTCAAAAATGCAGTATTGTCTCCTAATTGCTCCTCTAGGTCGACCGTTTCTTCATCTTTTTCTAGCAAGCTTATCATTTCTTCAAAATGGTTATATAATTGTTCGTTTTTCTTTATTTCCGCATTAACCTTCGATACTCTCAGTTGTGCTAGTCGAATTTTCTTTTCTTTTTGATCCTGTACTAATTGATCAAAATCATCCTGCTCTACTTTATATTTTTCAAACGCATCATCTTTCTTTTGTTCCAGTAGTGAGATCTCATAGGATTTCTCCTTCCTTTCCCACTCATTCTTCTCAGCTTGCCAATCTTCTATGCTAGTCTGTATTTTTGATAAAGTTGCTTTCGTCTCTTCCTGCTCTTGCTTCGTATGAAAATATAGAGCTTTCGCATTCACTTTTTGTTCATCTAATCTTTTTTCTTCCTTATCTAATTGTTTAAAGGCTGAGACATAGCTTTCTATTTGCTTTTCTACTTGTTTGTTCTCTTCAATGACTCGTCGTAACCGTTTATGAGCTTTGAAATGCTCACGTTGTTTCTCAAAAGTTTGTACAAAATCAACTGACCCTTTGCCAGCGATTGCTTCTTCTACTGTTGGAATAAGTAATTGGTCTACAAGCTGCGAGGTCGTTTTACAGCCATCAAAATAACTTTCCACTCCACCCTCTGAACTATTAATTACTATTATTTTTTTCCACTCAGAAGCAATGATTTTAAACCTGTCTTCTAAGTGCTGATGATAACCTTTAACCGTATCAAATGTGTGTGCCTTTAAGGGATGGGTTGACTTCATTGTCGTATAATAATCATGCATCTCATCTCGGCTCGCAGGTCGTACCTTTCCACCTACATTCGTTCGGACAAATGGCAATTGCTCGATTCTATGCTTGTCCCCTTCCTCATACTCATACGTGTAACGGTTCGATTTCATTCCTTCTTTTTCCATATATAAAGTTACAGCTGTTAGTCCATAGCGTCTTGGGCGTTCATTAATGATCCATTCAATTGCAATATGTGCACTCGATGCCTCGAGAGAGAGGGTATCCTTCATTTTACGTTCTGCGAGCTCGACATTGGGTAGTATCGCTTGAATAGCAGTCTGAATGAATACTGTCTTTCCTCCGCCATTTTCAAGTAAAATCGCCCCGTTATGGCTATCAAATAGGAAAATATCGTCATTATACCGCTTTGCTCCACCTTCATACACAACATTGGTGAACCTAATCTTTGAAATGGAAGGCATTAGACCCCCTCCTTTTGACGATCAACTGAATAAATAAACTCCAAAATTCCTCGGTTATACTCTAGCTCCATGAAATATCTTTGTACGATTACTTTTGCTTTTTCCGTTAACTGTAGTTCATCATTACCAATGTCTTGTACTAACTCTTGCGCGACTAAGAATCTTTTTACCGTATGAAGAAAGCTAAGTCTACTAATCGTTCTTCCTGACTGTGCTTTAGCGGTCTCTTTTAAATCATCCATATCTGCCCATTTACCAATAATTGCACTCCAGTTGTATTCATAATCCTTCTCGAGCTCTGTTAACTCTTCTTCTTCAATTGCTTGTAGCGTTTCTAGCCGTTCATTAACTTGTTCTAGCCAATCACTCATTGAAATAAAATCGCGTGTTGGATTTGTTGTTTGGTAGCTATCATAAAATTCTCCAATTAGAATAATTATGGTCACATACATAAAATAAATATCTGCATTGAGCGTTTTCCCAGTAAAGTATGTTTTTTTCAATGTATCGTTGGAAATATGGAAGATAGAATTAATGGCAAGTGGAACAAAATAGAGTCGTTCCCCTACGGAGAAGATGGTACAATCTACTTCTTGTGCAAACTGGTCGACCAATCCTCTAACCTTGTCTTCTGCTAAATAAAGTCTGAGCTCATCCCCTTCACTATATCCCTTTCGACTAATCTTCGCGTAAATTTGAAAGGCCTTCATCACTTCATCTTGTCTATAATCCATTCTCTTCACCCACTTTTAAACGCATTGTCATGTTTTGAATTGAAAATCGCTCCGTCACATTAATAATCTCTTGTAATTCTTCAACTTCTATAAAGGAATACTGGTGTTTAATTAATTCTAAAACTTCCTCAAACAATGATTCATTACGATTCTCTGTTTTTTCATATGCAATCGGCGAACGTTGATGCATGACATACCAAAATTGATAAAATATTCTTCTATTTAACCAATCCAAATCCGCTTCAAGGATATGTTCTATAACTTCTTTTAATGTAATTTCCTCTTTCCCTTGCATAACCATTAATACAAGATTCATAATATCCCTGAATAGTTTTCGGACCTTCGCATTTTCCAGTTCCTGCAATACCTCATCTGAGAAATCATCAAAGTCAGTTGTGCGCTCTCCCCCGTCT
Encoded here:
- a CDS encoding tRNA dihydrouridine synthase, producing the protein MTENFWRDLPRPFFILAPMEEVTDVVFRHVVSEAARPDVFFTEFTNSDSYCHPEGNKSVRGRLTFTEDEQPIVAHIWGDKPENFRQMSIGMAELGFKGVDINMGCPVPNVTQNGKGSGLILRPEVAAELIQAAKAGGLPVSVKTRLGFTEVDEWRDWLTHILKQDIANLSIHLRTREEMSKVDAHWELIPEIKKLRDEVAPDTLLTINGDIHDRQTGLKLAHQYGIDGVMIGRGIFHNPFAFEKEPKDHSSQELLDLLRLHMDLHDKYSNLKLRKFTALHRFFKIYVKGFHGASELRNQLMNTKSTDEVRELLHDFESKNFEGVGEQ
- a CDS encoding coiled-coil domain-containing protein, encoding MPSISKIRFTNVVYEGGAKRYNDDIFLFDSHNGAILLENGGGKTVFIQTAIQAILPNVELAERKMKDTLSLEASSAHIAIEWIINERPRRYGLTAVTLYMEKEGMKSNRYTYEYEEGDKHRIEQLPFVRTNVGGKVRPASRDEMHDYYTTMKSTHPLKAHTFDTVKGYHQHLEDRFKIIASEWKKIIVINSSEGGVESYFDGCKTTSQLVDQLLIPTVEEAIAGKGSVDFVQTFEKQREHFKAHKRLRRVIEENKQVEKQIESYVSAFKQLDKEEKRLDEQKVNAKALYFHTKQEQEETKATLSKIQTSIEDWQAEKNEWERKEKSYEISLLEQKKDDAFEKYKVEQDDFDQLVQDQKEKKIRLAQLRVSKVNAEIKKNEQLYNHFEEMISLLEKDEETVDLEEQLGDNTAFLKGYYLNEEEKIQENIKQVKLQIDRKKEEVDREKEVFDKLVEDMNNKKLNETSLESEKNYLEKDMAEIAKEILSNPLKERVEDEFPKWDVDFQRYEQEIVSYENHLKGLEQTKRELKETIPNVQKEYDRYREEATTFKQQMNVIEDQQNEILTELVFRMPQWQHYYSIYEKEETILGQLEEKVEKLSRDKEELLFKERQTTRFADDYENNTSFTADPKLELWKNRWRNQFGYLELGTDFVQQAVRSLEGTVEEYQSNYPYWAITFIVTEAEVAKLRNKLLSVEMEMSHPVYICTEEEARSLIHSQGDSSDQRIIPRLWKENLSKEKFTNWKTEVQRLANESKVERAKKELELQSWREALAKVRSFVQKYPFDQFIQMKEQFKLASEEEAKQKRVLHELTTQIDKIDKEIRDYQGRLSETNSLYNGLMNRLSNGRKYFVKKKDFEFYTKELIRIREEINVENRKLEKSKRILKSLSEILEELDDQLTLAKEPLYGLKGDTYYKEVVAEKPKYSSKSLELLVSERKTLRSQLEGKQQGRVQLEEKLDTVKVKLKELTNEMKLLEQQYGIVEVIEFPAHGNEEITKLSKNSRELDERIDALRPTVSGLREKWNKANNEYDLRKSDFDKLYQEIVIFKESLIEVKGKLDEEWKRLQERYKFLTSEQKRFMSLETDINKAIIELEKQDMRFAFLHENVMEQLLEDQIKQDYSYMRMDIILKLIKTISSVQEKVTSMEKRRNEEKVHFVKFCNDNIIDIKLRNTCITGIEHKLTYDDVTEWQEKMSDRIHRTVKIAEEDMREHDKQLQQFIAHLHLYLRTIADELRLIPRQTRVKVEDKTKDIYIFSVPDWDEQEGKEALRQHIDWMVIQLEKDEYKDDEGKEDESLIRKQIEKWLHTKQLLKNVMKEKDITVKCRKVSNDGKVSGALTSWEKSNAWSGGEKWSKNMTLFLGILNYLAEKRVPLQGNQKRHRTVIVDNPFGKASSDHVLDPVFFIAEQLGFQIIALTAHAEGKFIRKYFPVIYSCRLRESASGETQIMTKNKEIRTAFFKDNDPEAIVRLGEREQMSLF
- a CDS encoding DUF6063 family protein yields the protein MDYRQDEVMKAFQIYAKISRKGYSEGDELRLYLAEDKVRGLVDQFAQEVDCTIFSVGERLYFVPLAINSIFHISNDTLKKTYFTGKTLNADIYFMYVTIIILIGEFYDSYQTTNPTRDFISMSDWLEQVNERLETLQAIEEEELTELEKDYEYNWSAIIGKWADMDDLKETAKAQSGRTISRLSFLHTVKRFLVAQELVQDIGNDELQLTEKAKVIVQRYFMELEYNRGILEFIYSVDRQKEGV